The following proteins come from a genomic window of Nitrospirota bacterium:
- a CDS encoding response regulator transcription factor, giving the protein MPIRVMLADDHILIRAGLRALLQTLPNISVIGEASSGHEAVEVVARDQPDVVLMDIAMPGLNGLDAAARIVKRWPGVRVIILSMHANEEYVGQALDAGATGYLLKGAEPAELELALKAVMRGETYLTASVSKPLVDEYVARRKDQAGPLHDLTSRQREILQLIAEGNSTKAIAHKLNLSIKTVETHRSELMRRLDIHDVAGLVRYAIKTGLVTLGT; this is encoded by the coding sequence CAGACCTTGCCGAACATCTCGGTCATCGGGGAAGCCAGTAGCGGACATGAGGCGGTCGAGGTCGTGGCCCGTGACCAGCCGGATGTGGTGCTGATGGATATTGCGATGCCGGGGTTGAACGGCTTGGACGCGGCAGCCCGCATCGTCAAACGATGGCCGGGAGTTCGGGTCATTATTCTCTCGATGCACGCGAACGAAGAATATGTCGGACAGGCGCTCGATGCCGGGGCCACCGGCTATCTCCTCAAAGGTGCGGAGCCCGCTGAGCTGGAATTGGCCCTCAAGGCCGTGATGCGCGGCGAGACGTACTTGACGGCCAGTGTGTCGAAGCCGCTGGTGGATGAATATGTGGCCCGGCGGAAAGATCAAGCTGGGCCTCTTCATGATCTCACTTCTCGTCAACGGGAAATCCTGCAATTGATCGCGGAGGGCAATTCGACCAAAGCGATTGCCCACAAGCTGAACCTGAGCATCAAAACGGTTGAAACCCACCGGAGCGAACTGATGCGCCGGCTCGACATCCATGATGTGGCGGGACTGGTTCGCTACGCGATCAAAACGGGCCTTGTCACGTTGGGAACCTAG